In one Fundulus heteroclitus isolate FHET01 chromosome 3, MU-UCD_Fhet_4.1, whole genome shotgun sequence genomic region, the following are encoded:
- the LOC105933396 gene encoding mitochondrial folate transporter/carrier gives MSSAPDHGAVAETAALPGKQVSAVSLAGHVQQVFSHVKVENLVAGLSGGVVSTLVLHPLDLVKIRFAVSDGLELRPKYRGILHCMKSVWHQEGLRGLYQGVTPNIWGAGASWGLYFFFYNAIKGYAKEGRQTELRPAEHLVSAAQAGILTLTITNPIWVTKTRLVLQYSADPTRKQYKGMVDALVKIYRHEGIPGLYKGYVPGLFGTSHGALQFMAYEELKRDYNKYKNVPSEAKLSALEYITMAALSKIFAVATTYPYQVVRARLQDQHNRYSGVIDVIRRTWRNEGFTGFYKGIVPNVIRVTPACCITFVVFENVSRFLLGTK, from the exons ATGAGCTCGGCGCCGGATCACGGTGCCGTGGCGGAGACGGCGGCGCTGCCCGGCAAACAGGTCTCCGCCGTCTCCCTCGCTGGACACGTCCAGCAGGTCTTCAGCCATGTGAAGGTGGAAAACCTGGTGGCAGGACTGAGCGGCGGCGTGGTGTCCACCCTGGTGCTGCACCCGCTGGACCTGGTGAAGATCCGGTTCGCAG TTAGTGACGGACTGGAGCTGAGGCCTAAGTACAGAGGTATACTGCACTGCATGAAGAGTGTGTGGCACCAGGAGGGGCTGAGGGGGCTCTACCAAGGGGTCACCCCTAATATTTGGGGCGCTGGCGCGTCTTGGGGCCTCTACTTCTTCTT CTACAACGCAATCAAAGGCTACGCAAAGGAAGGGCGACAGACTGAACTACGCCCGGCGGAGCACCTGGTGTCGGCGGCTCAAGCAG GCATCCTGACCCTCACCATAACCAACCCGATCTGGGTCACTAAGACCCGGCTGGTCCTGCAGTACAGCGCCGACCCCACTAGGAAGCAGTACAAGGGCATGGTGGACGCCCTGGTGAAGATCTACCGCCACGAGGGGATCCCAGGACTTTACAAA GGCTACGTTCCCGGTCTGTTTGGCACGTCGCACGGGGCTCTGCAGTTCATGGCCTACGAAGAGCTCAAGAGAGACTACAACAAATATAAGAATGTGCCCTCAGAGGCAAAGCTG AGTGCTCTGGAATACATCACAATGGCAGCACTATCCAAGATATTTGCCGTAGCCACAACGTACCCGTATCAGGTGGTGCGAGCCCGCCTGCAAGACCAGCACAACCGATACAGCGGAGTCATCGACGTCATCAGACGGACGTGGAG GAACGAAGGCTTTACGGGCTTCTACAAAGGCATCGTCCCAAACGTGATCCGTGTCACCCCGGCCTGCTGCATCACCTTCGTGGTGTTTGAGAACGTGTCCCGCTTCCTCCTCGGGACAAAATGA
- the cthrc1b gene encoding collagen triple helix repeat-containing protein 1 isoform X1 — protein sequence MSPLASRLLLVLCLAAPLYAVEKVRNRGYRKEPDADKCTGNDAEKPNCTRHSSDEGRSPFLYGSCMQGPAGTPGRDGNPGANGIPGTPGIPGRDGLKGEKGECVSEIFEEPWRPNYKQCAWNSLNYGIDLGKVADCTFTKLRSDSALRVLFSGSLRLKCKNACCQRWYFTFNGAECTGPLPVESIIYLDQGSPELNSTINIHRTSSVEGLCEGIKAGLVDVALWVGTCSDYPRGDASTGWNSVSRIIIEELPK from the exons ATGTCTCCTCTGGCCAGCCGCCTGCTCCTTGTCCTCTGCCTGGCTGCACCTCTTTACGCAGTGGAAAAGGTGAGAAATAGGGGCTACCGGAAAGAACCTGACGCCGACAAG TGCACAGGAAACGATGCGGAAAAACCCAACTGCACTAGACACTCCTCCGATGAGGGAAGATCTCCTTTTCTG tATGGCAGCTGCATGCAAGGCCCAGCAGGCACCCCTGGAAGAGATGGTAACCCCGGAGCCAATGGCATTCCAGGCACGCCAGGTATCCCGGGCCGTGACGGGCTCAAAGGTGAAAAGGGGGAATGTGTGAGTGAGATTTTTGAGGAACCCTGGAGGCCCAACTACAAGCAGTGTGCCTGGAACTCCCTGAATTATGGCATCGACCTGGGTAAAGTAGCT GACTGCACATTCACCAAGCTGCGTTCAGACAGCGCTCTCAGAGTCCTCTTCAGCGGTTCCCTGCGACTCAAGTGCAAGAACGCATGCTGCCAGAGGTGGTATTTCACCTTCAATGGAGCCGAGTGCACAGGACCCCTGCCAGTGGAGTCAATCATTTACCTGGACCAGGGCAGTCCGGAGCTCAACTCGACTATTAACATCCACAGAACATCCTCAG TTGAGGGGCTGTGTGAGGGCATCAAAGCCGGGCTGGTGGATGTGGCGCTGTGGGTCGGGACCTGCTCCGATTATCCCAGGGGCGACGCGTCCACAGGGTGGAACTCTGTATCCAGGATTATCATCGAGGAACTGCCCAAATGA
- the cthrc1b gene encoding collagen triple helix repeat-containing protein 1 isoform X2, translating into MSPLASRLLLVLCLAAPLYAVEKCTGNDAEKPNCTRHSSDEGRSPFLYGSCMQGPAGTPGRDGNPGANGIPGTPGIPGRDGLKGEKGECVSEIFEEPWRPNYKQCAWNSLNYGIDLGKVADCTFTKLRSDSALRVLFSGSLRLKCKNACCQRWYFTFNGAECTGPLPVESIIYLDQGSPELNSTINIHRTSSVEGLCEGIKAGLVDVALWVGTCSDYPRGDASTGWNSVSRIIIEELPK; encoded by the exons ATGTCTCCTCTGGCCAGCCGCCTGCTCCTTGTCCTCTGCCTGGCTGCACCTCTTTACGCAGTGGAAAAG TGCACAGGAAACGATGCGGAAAAACCCAACTGCACTAGACACTCCTCCGATGAGGGAAGATCTCCTTTTCTG tATGGCAGCTGCATGCAAGGCCCAGCAGGCACCCCTGGAAGAGATGGTAACCCCGGAGCCAATGGCATTCCAGGCACGCCAGGTATCCCGGGCCGTGACGGGCTCAAAGGTGAAAAGGGGGAATGTGTGAGTGAGATTTTTGAGGAACCCTGGAGGCCCAACTACAAGCAGTGTGCCTGGAACTCCCTGAATTATGGCATCGACCTGGGTAAAGTAGCT GACTGCACATTCACCAAGCTGCGTTCAGACAGCGCTCTCAGAGTCCTCTTCAGCGGTTCCCTGCGACTCAAGTGCAAGAACGCATGCTGCCAGAGGTGGTATTTCACCTTCAATGGAGCCGAGTGCACAGGACCCCTGCCAGTGGAGTCAATCATTTACCTGGACCAGGGCAGTCCGGAGCTCAACTCGACTATTAACATCCACAGAACATCCTCAG TTGAGGGGCTGTGTGAGGGCATCAAAGCCGGGCTGGTGGATGTGGCGCTGTGGGTCGGGACCTGCTCCGATTATCCCAGGGGCGACGCGTCCACAGGGTGGAACTCTGTATCCAGGATTATCATCGAGGAACTGCCCAAATGA
- the cthrc1b gene encoding collagen triple helix repeat-containing protein 1 isoform X4: MSPLASRLLLVLCLAAPLYAVEKYGSCMQGPAGTPGRDGNPGANGIPGTPGIPGRDGLKGEKGECVSEIFEEPWRPNYKQCAWNSLNYGIDLGKVADCTFTKLRSDSALRVLFSGSLRLKCKNACCQRWYFTFNGAECTGPLPVESIIYLDQGSPELNSTINIHRTSSVEGLCEGIKAGLVDVALWVGTCSDYPRGDASTGWNSVSRIIIEELPK; the protein is encoded by the exons ATGTCTCCTCTGGCCAGCCGCCTGCTCCTTGTCCTCTGCCTGGCTGCACCTCTTTACGCAGTGGAAAAG tATGGCAGCTGCATGCAAGGCCCAGCAGGCACCCCTGGAAGAGATGGTAACCCCGGAGCCAATGGCATTCCAGGCACGCCAGGTATCCCGGGCCGTGACGGGCTCAAAGGTGAAAAGGGGGAATGTGTGAGTGAGATTTTTGAGGAACCCTGGAGGCCCAACTACAAGCAGTGTGCCTGGAACTCCCTGAATTATGGCATCGACCTGGGTAAAGTAGCT GACTGCACATTCACCAAGCTGCGTTCAGACAGCGCTCTCAGAGTCCTCTTCAGCGGTTCCCTGCGACTCAAGTGCAAGAACGCATGCTGCCAGAGGTGGTATTTCACCTTCAATGGAGCCGAGTGCACAGGACCCCTGCCAGTGGAGTCAATCATTTACCTGGACCAGGGCAGTCCGGAGCTCAACTCGACTATTAACATCCACAGAACATCCTCAG TTGAGGGGCTGTGTGAGGGCATCAAAGCCGGGCTGGTGGATGTGGCGCTGTGGGTCGGGACCTGCTCCGATTATCCCAGGGGCGACGCGTCCACAGGGTGGAACTCTGTATCCAGGATTATCATCGAGGAACTGCCCAAATGA
- the cthrc1b gene encoding collagen triple helix repeat-containing protein 1 isoform X3: MSPLASRLLLVLCLAAPLYAVEKVRNRGYRKEPDADKYGSCMQGPAGTPGRDGNPGANGIPGTPGIPGRDGLKGEKGECVSEIFEEPWRPNYKQCAWNSLNYGIDLGKVADCTFTKLRSDSALRVLFSGSLRLKCKNACCQRWYFTFNGAECTGPLPVESIIYLDQGSPELNSTINIHRTSSVEGLCEGIKAGLVDVALWVGTCSDYPRGDASTGWNSVSRIIIEELPK, translated from the exons ATGTCTCCTCTGGCCAGCCGCCTGCTCCTTGTCCTCTGCCTGGCTGCACCTCTTTACGCAGTGGAAAAGGTGAGAAATAGGGGCTACCGGAAAGAACCTGACGCCGACAAG tATGGCAGCTGCATGCAAGGCCCAGCAGGCACCCCTGGAAGAGATGGTAACCCCGGAGCCAATGGCATTCCAGGCACGCCAGGTATCCCGGGCCGTGACGGGCTCAAAGGTGAAAAGGGGGAATGTGTGAGTGAGATTTTTGAGGAACCCTGGAGGCCCAACTACAAGCAGTGTGCCTGGAACTCCCTGAATTATGGCATCGACCTGGGTAAAGTAGCT GACTGCACATTCACCAAGCTGCGTTCAGACAGCGCTCTCAGAGTCCTCTTCAGCGGTTCCCTGCGACTCAAGTGCAAGAACGCATGCTGCCAGAGGTGGTATTTCACCTTCAATGGAGCCGAGTGCACAGGACCCCTGCCAGTGGAGTCAATCATTTACCTGGACCAGGGCAGTCCGGAGCTCAACTCGACTATTAACATCCACAGAACATCCTCAG TTGAGGGGCTGTGTGAGGGCATCAAAGCCGGGCTGGTGGATGTGGCGCTGTGGGTCGGGACCTGCTCCGATTATCCCAGGGGCGACGCGTCCACAGGGTGGAACTCTGTATCCAGGATTATCATCGAGGAACTGCCCAAATGA
- the LOC105933394 gene encoding frizzled-6, with product MWAQPGWLWLSLVWVGGCGSHSLFTCEPIKVHRCLGMPYNMTFFPNMMEHYDQEIAARKMEPFMPLTKLRCSPDVHLFLCQAFIPACSEENRVIPPCREKCLAVLAHCKEDMDTFGIVWPPELQCNKLEPCGSAGSIRPSTTPATPSSSKRDLGFWCPLQLKTKPGHGSFLGAQDCAPPCSNMYFKPHDIKFAKSFIGVCSIVCLGATLFTFLTFLIDVKRFRYPERPIIFYAVCYSFVSLIYFIGFLLGNAAACAPASHPAGVDTVVLGSHSKGCTLLFMLLYFFTMAGIVWWVILTITWFLAAGPKWSCEAIEKKAVWFHTAAWGIPGALTVMLLALNKVEGDNISGVCFVGLYDLDALRYFVLAPLCAGVVVGLFLILAGIVSLNHVRQVIQHDERNQEKLKKFMIRIGVFSCLYLVPLVTLLACYTYEQSHRSSWETTWINDRCQEYSIPCSHKATELHRPDLSLFLVKYLMTLVVGISAVFWVSSKKTCSEWAYFFKRTRKRDPISESRRVLQESCEFFLKHDSRVQHKKKHCKSASHKLKVVSKSMGTSTAVSPASARQGSSACNNLEPHMRSSLSDTSGREHLDRGASGRSSRRAEREREREGAERRSKAGSSSKVSSRSESMNRVLEDRMTPRSELSDARQATSGQQHHPALNLSHSSSIQECAPQTVDQVSEESRDPKEI from the exons ATGTGGGCGCAGCCAGGGTGGCTGTGGCTGTCTCTGGTGTGGGTCGGGGGCTGCGGCTCCCACAGCCTGTTCACCTGCGAGCCCATCAAGGTGCACAGGTGCCTGGGGATGCCCTACAACATGACTTTCTTTCCCAACATGATGGAGCACTACGATCAGGAAATCGCAGCTAGAAAAATGGAG CCGTTCATGCCCCTGACAAAGCTGCGGTGCTCACCGGACGTCCACCTCTTCCTGTGCCAAGCCTTTATCCCAGCCTGCAGCGAGGAGAACAGGGTGATCCCCCCGTGCAGGGAAAAGTGTCTGGCCGTTCTGGCTCACTGTAAGGAGGATATGGACACTTTTGGCATCGTCTGGCCTCCGGAGCTACAGTGCAACAA GTTGGAGCCATGTGGGTCAGCTGGTTCTATCCGTCCCTCCACCACCCCTGCGACCCCCTCGTCGTCTAAGAGAGACCTCGGCTTCTGGTGTCCGTTGCAGCTAAAGACCAAGCCGGGTCACGGCTCTTTCCTCGGCGCCCAGGACTGCGCCCCGCCCTGCTCCAACATGTACTTCAAACCCCACGACATCAAGTTCGCCAAGAGCTTCATCGGCGTGTGTTCCATCGTCTGCCTGGGCGCCACTCTCTTCACCTTTCTCACTTTCCTCATCGACGTCAAGCGCTTCCGATACCCGGAGCGCCCCATAATCTTCTACGCGGTGTGCTACAGCTTCGTCTCGCTCATCTATTTCATCGGCTTCCTGCTGGGAAACGCCGCCGCCTGCGCCCCAGCGAGCCACCCCGCAGGCGTGGATACCGTGGTGCTGGGCTCGCACAGCAAAGGCTGCACTCTGCTCTTTATGCTCCTCTATTTCTTCACGATGGCGGGGATTGTCTGGTGGGTCATACTCACCATCACCTGGTTCCTGGCGGCTGGACCCAAGTGGAGCTGTGAGGCTATCGAGAAGAAAGCG GTGTGGTTCCACACCGCGGCCTGGGGAATCCCCGGGGCGTTAACCGTCATGCTGCTGGCTCTGAACAAGGTTGAGGGAGACAACATCAGCGGGGTGTGCTTCGTGGGGCTCTACGACCTGGACGCGCTGCGCTACTTCGTCCTCGCGCCGCTGTGCGCGGGCGTCGTGGTGGGCCTCTTCCTCATCCTGGCGGGCATCGTCTCCCTCAACCACGTCAGGCAGGTGATCCAGCACGACGAGCGCAACCAGGAGAAGCTGAAGAAGTTCATGATCCGGATCGGCGTGTTCAGCTGCCTCTACCTGGTCCCGCTGGTCACCCTGTTGGCCTGCTACACCTACGAGCAGAGTCACCGCAGCTCCTGGGAGACCACCTGGATCAACGACAGGTGTCAGGAGTACAGCATACCCTGCTCCCACAAG GCGACAGAGCTCCACCGTCCCGACCTCTCCTTGTTCCTTGTGAAATACCTGATGACGCTGGTGGTGGGGATCTCCGCCGTGTTCTGGGTCAGCAGCAAGAAGACTTGTTCTGAATGGGCGTACTTCTTCAAAAGAACCCGTAAAAGAGA CCCCATCAGCGAGAGCCGCCGGGTGCTCCAGGAGTCGTGTGAGTTCTTCCTCAAACACGACAGCCGCGTCCAGCACAAGAAGAAGCACTGCAAGTCCGCCTCCCACAAGCTCAAAGTCGTCTCCAAGTCTATGGGCACGAGCACCGCTGTCTCCCCCGCTAGCGCTCGCCAGGGCTCCTCCGCGTGCAACAACCTGGAGCCACACATGAGGAGCTCCCTGTCGGACACCTCTGGCAGGGAGCACCTGGACCGGGGCGCCTCCGGCCGCAGCTCCAGGAGGgcggagagggagagggagagggagggggcgGAGAGGCGCAGCAAAGCCGGGAGCTCCAGTAAGGTTAGCAGCCGCTCTGAGAGCATGAACAGAGTCCTAGAAGACAg GATGACTCCAAGGAGCGAGCTGTCGGACGCTAGACAAGCGACGAGTGGACAGCAGCATCATCCGGCTTTAAACCtatcacacagcagcagcatccaggaaTGCGCCCCACAGACGGTGGACCAGGTGTCGGAGGAGAGCAGGGACCCAAAGGAGATCTAA